Proteins co-encoded in one Vibrio aquimaris genomic window:
- a CDS encoding 3-phenylpropionate MFS transporter: MLTTSPFHWTSQYFIGFFFAYGVYLPFWALWFEDQGISATDIGLLVGIGFATRCVANMVITPRIHKVEQLMPALRWLSIAALLFVMFHFLATTSFWLMALATVLFNLCFGPIVPLSDAMANYYARIKMIDYGRTRLWGSVSFIIGSTVVGYLAAEFGSEMILYTAAAGMLCAILFSMRRIQPMPKTVEKEATHRPKLGDMLKDVSVIKFLTLVALIQGSHAAYYGFSAIYWKEVGHAEDTIGYLWSLGVVAEVAVFAFSKRLFTGWSLRTLFVLASVGVTVRWGLTASTTALSALILIQLLHGVTFGVAHIAAIQYIQHSDVNRIVALQALYNAIPLGAVIALLTALCGWGYESWGANVFWIMALMGIAALFIHVEPIRSQPSIIDTETQN, from the coding sequence ATGCTAACCACTTCTCCCTTTCATTGGACATCTCAGTACTTCATTGGTTTTTTCTTTGCCTATGGTGTGTATCTGCCTTTTTGGGCATTGTGGTTTGAAGATCAAGGAATTTCAGCCACAGATATAGGTTTGTTAGTTGGTATTGGCTTTGCTACCCGCTGTGTCGCCAACATGGTCATTACGCCACGGATTCACAAGGTGGAGCAGCTCATGCCTGCTTTGCGCTGGTTAAGTATTGCTGCGCTTCTATTTGTGATGTTTCATTTTCTCGCGACAACGAGCTTTTGGTTGATGGCTCTTGCGACTGTGCTCTTCAATCTATGTTTTGGCCCCATAGTGCCGCTTTCCGATGCAATGGCGAATTACTACGCACGGATAAAAATGATTGATTATGGTCGAACGCGTCTTTGGGGATCGGTATCTTTTATTATTGGTTCGACAGTGGTGGGGTATCTGGCTGCTGAATTTGGCAGTGAGATGATTTTGTATACCGCTGCTGCAGGTATGTTATGCGCTATTCTGTTTTCTATGCGTCGTATCCAACCTATGCCGAAAACGGTAGAAAAAGAAGCAACCCATCGCCCTAAACTAGGAGACATGCTCAAAGATGTCTCTGTGATTAAATTTTTGACCTTAGTTGCTCTTATTCAAGGAAGTCATGCTGCTTATTATGGTTTTAGTGCTATTTATTGGAAAGAAGTGGGACATGCTGAAGATACAATAGGGTATCTTTGGAGCTTAGGTGTGGTTGCTGAAGTTGCCGTGTTTGCTTTTAGTAAGAGGTTGTTTACTGGTTGGTCACTGAGAACCCTCTTTGTATTAGCTTCAGTTGGTGTCACTGTTAGGTGGGGTCTAACCGCTTCAACGACGGCGCTCTCAGCTCTTATTTTAATTCAGTTACTGCATGGGGTGACTTTTGGTGTTGCCCATATTGCTGCCATCCAATACATTCAACATTCTGATGTTAATAGAATTGTTGCCTTGCAAGCGCTCTATAATGCTATTCCTTTAGGGGCAGTAATTGCTTTGTTGACAGCCTTGTGTGGTTGGGGGTACGAGTCTTGGGGGGCGAATGTATTTTGGATTATGGCGCTCATGGGGATTGCCGCGTTATTTATCCATGTAGAGCCTATTCGTAGTCAGCCTTCTATTATTGATACCGAAACGCAGAATTGA
- a CDS encoding MarC family protein: MLSVLFTQFVVLWAVIDPVGSVPVYLSQTQHLSAKQRRLVALKAVGISAGVLLFFLLVGQLLLDAMQIPLPAFQAAGGLVLLLFALTMIFGESKPEQETKISEEASHSDLADLAVYPLAIPSIASPGAMMAIVMLTDNHRYSAADQLVTAAVMIGVLLITLILLLGATHIQKWIGNVGAAIISRVMGLILAAVALNNLLLGIKDFYLG, from the coding sequence TTGCTTAGCGTATTATTCACTCAATTTGTTGTGCTCTGGGCTGTTATAGACCCTGTAGGCTCTGTACCAGTTTATCTATCTCAAACCCAACATCTTTCAGCAAAACAACGTCGATTAGTCGCACTGAAAGCGGTAGGTATTTCGGCTGGAGTGCTACTCTTTTTCTTGCTTGTTGGACAACTGCTTCTCGACGCAATGCAAATTCCTTTACCAGCTTTCCAAGCTGCCGGAGGACTCGTTTTACTGCTATTTGCATTGACTATGATATTCGGCGAGTCTAAACCGGAACAAGAAACGAAAATATCAGAGGAAGCCAGTCACTCAGACTTGGCAGATCTCGCTGTTTACCCACTAGCCATACCCTCGATTGCATCTCCTGGCGCTATGATGGCTATAGTGATGCTGACTGATAATCATAGATACTCAGCAGCCGATCAGTTAGTCACTGCCGCTGTCATGATTGGCGTATTATTGATAACTTTAATCCTCTTGCTAGGAGCAACTCATATCCAAAAGTGGATAGGAAATGTCGGAGCGGCGATCATCAGCCGAGTTATGGGATTAATCCTTGCAGCAGTTGCGCTTAACAACTTACTGTTAGGAATAAAAGACTTTTACCTCGGCTAG
- a CDS encoding PAS domain-containing hybrid sensor histidine kinase/response regulator, with translation MQDWQVITVSLMYLGLLFVIAWYGDRAPNWLSRWRALIYSMSITVYCTSWIFYGTVGQASINPWSFIPLYLAPIIVFTLCWRILARLLVTAKRENITSIADFIAARYGKSQGLAVAVTLIAVLGVLPYIALQLRAITMGLELVSPELFSAVTTQGIDISWFVMTALAVFTILFGTRYVDSTEHHRGMMKAIAFESVIKLFSFLIVGGFIVYLTLQRADIELLSIAHSTYRSPNIATLVIHTLLTMMAILCLPRQFHTLVVENEHAKDLRTVRWIFPIYLLLMAMFVLPIAWVGQEVLSGVSPDTYMISLPMALGAEQIALIAFLGGTSAACGMVIVSTIALAIMMSNDLVMPMLLRGTKLAQRKHRHFSKLLLRIRRCLIVVLLIGAWGFYHVLGNVHSLATIGFLSFAAVAQFTPAILGGMYWRKGNRKGVYSGLGVGFSIWFVTLLNQMSQYDTNQFFAWVMTPPELLKPLNIENVDWGMTLSLLLNAVCYLLVSLFTRTSISERLQSGSFIGLPATESDNLSLYQSRVTVGELEMLAARFVGIGRVRAAYEQFAQTHNQHLISGHQASPSLIRHTERVLAGVFGAASAKLVLTSALQGRNMQLEEVATIVDEASELYDFSRGLLQGAIEHIGQGIAVVDKQLRLVAWNNRYLELFSFPKGFIQVGRPIADVVRHNAEQGLCGPGDPEDHVRRRLHHLHRGTQHTSSRVRPDGKVIEVQGNPMPGGGFVMSFSDITVFREAERSLKEVNESLEERVLQRTQELEQLNKCLVTATKRSELESQSKSRFLAAVSHDLMQPLNAARLFASSLSETAQEKETQRLSQHIETALEAAEDLIGDLLDISRLESGKLEVYPHMFAVSDVLSNLNAEFSALARCQGIDFQMVHSKLVVSSDPKLLRRVVQNFLTNAFRYNPKGKVVLGVRRVGEKARIEVWDNGVGIEPEKQQEIFEEFNRGDQARTDHGLGLGLAISKGIAHVLGHQISMRSWPGRGSVFSITLERGKQAAKLTPSTQTKLDVTLGRIKVLCVDNEPDILLGMESLLERWGGDVRTATDIFSSLKCLEQGWRPDVILSDYRLDNDRTGLELLQQFRLRLGQRFDGIIISADRADDMMEGVRSNGFYFIPKPVKPLKLRSLLNRIGKKEQAMA, from the coding sequence ATGCAAGATTGGCAAGTGATTACAGTATCATTAATGTATTTGGGGTTGCTCTTTGTTATTGCTTGGTACGGTGATAGGGCCCCCAATTGGCTATCTCGCTGGCGTGCTTTGATTTACAGTATGTCGATCACTGTATATTGCACTTCTTGGATTTTTTATGGCACTGTTGGTCAAGCGAGCATAAACCCATGGTCGTTTATACCTCTGTACCTTGCTCCAATTATAGTTTTTACCTTGTGTTGGCGAATACTAGCTCGGCTTTTGGTTACAGCGAAGCGAGAAAACATTACCTCAATTGCCGATTTTATTGCCGCACGTTATGGCAAATCACAAGGACTCGCAGTGGCGGTGACATTAATAGCTGTTCTGGGTGTTTTACCTTATATCGCTTTACAGCTACGAGCTATCACCATGGGGCTAGAACTGGTATCACCTGAGTTATTTAGCGCTGTTACAACACAGGGGATTGATATCTCGTGGTTTGTCATGACAGCTCTAGCGGTCTTTACGATTTTGTTTGGTACTCGTTACGTTGATAGTACTGAGCATCATAGAGGGATGATGAAAGCGATTGCCTTTGAATCGGTGATAAAGTTATTTTCCTTCCTCATTGTGGGTGGTTTTATTGTCTACCTTACTCTTCAACGTGCAGATATTGAATTGTTGTCGATTGCACATAGCACTTATCGCTCTCCCAATATTGCGACCCTTGTCATTCATACCTTGTTGACTATGATGGCGATATTATGTCTACCGCGCCAGTTTCACACATTAGTGGTCGAAAATGAACATGCCAAAGATTTAAGAACTGTGCGTTGGATTTTTCCTATCTATTTGCTTCTGATGGCGATGTTTGTATTACCTATTGCTTGGGTTGGTCAGGAAGTTTTAAGTGGTGTTAGCCCAGATACTTATATGATCAGTTTACCTATGGCATTAGGCGCTGAACAGATAGCTTTAATTGCTTTCTTGGGAGGGACTTCAGCCGCTTGTGGAATGGTGATTGTCTCAACCATTGCCCTAGCTATCATGATGTCGAATGATCTCGTTATGCCAATGTTATTGCGAGGGACTAAGCTGGCGCAACGCAAACACCGCCACTTTTCTAAGTTACTGTTGAGAATCCGACGTTGCCTGATAGTAGTTCTTCTGATTGGTGCATGGGGCTTTTATCATGTACTCGGCAATGTTCACTCGCTGGCGACGATTGGTTTTTTGTCATTTGCTGCTGTCGCTCAGTTCACCCCCGCAATATTGGGTGGCATGTATTGGAGAAAAGGGAATCGCAAGGGCGTATATAGTGGCCTTGGTGTGGGATTTTCCATTTGGTTTGTTACGCTTTTAAACCAGATGTCTCAATATGACACCAATCAGTTTTTTGCATGGGTAATGACACCTCCTGAACTTCTTAAACCTTTAAATATTGAGAATGTTGATTGGGGCATGACATTGAGTTTGCTGCTAAATGCAGTTTGTTATTTGCTTGTGTCTTTATTTACCCGAACTAGCATCAGTGAGCGACTGCAATCGGGTTCTTTTATTGGTCTTCCAGCGACGGAAAGTGACAACTTAAGTCTTTATCAAAGTAGAGTGACGGTTGGTGAACTTGAAATGTTGGCGGCTCGTTTTGTAGGAATAGGGCGTGTTCGCGCCGCTTATGAACAATTTGCGCAAACCCACAACCAGCATCTTATCTCTGGGCATCAGGCGTCACCCAGTTTGATACGTCATACGGAGAGAGTTCTAGCCGGCGTGTTTGGTGCCGCCTCAGCTAAATTGGTGCTGACTTCTGCGTTGCAAGGTCGCAATATGCAGCTGGAAGAAGTGGCAACGATAGTAGATGAAGCATCGGAGCTATATGATTTTAGTCGTGGTCTTCTCCAAGGCGCTATTGAACATATAGGTCAAGGTATTGCAGTGGTTGATAAGCAACTAAGGCTAGTTGCATGGAATAATCGTTATCTAGAACTTTTTAGTTTCCCTAAAGGTTTTATCCAAGTTGGTAGGCCAATCGCAGATGTCGTTCGTCATAATGCCGAACAAGGCTTATGTGGCCCAGGTGATCCAGAAGATCATGTCCGTCGCCGTCTACATCATCTACATAGAGGTACCCAGCATACTTCCTCAAGAGTTCGGCCTGATGGAAAAGTCATTGAGGTTCAAGGAAACCCAATGCCAGGTGGTGGGTTTGTGATGAGCTTTTCTGACATTACGGTTTTTCGTGAGGCAGAACGATCGCTTAAGGAAGTAAATGAAAGCCTCGAAGAGCGTGTTTTGCAAAGAACTCAAGAACTAGAGCAATTAAATAAATGTTTGGTTACAGCAACAAAGCGTTCTGAACTTGAGTCTCAATCTAAATCACGATTTCTTGCTGCCGTAAGTCATGACTTGATGCAACCACTTAACGCTGCACGTTTGTTTGCATCTTCGTTATCAGAAACAGCCCAAGAAAAGGAAACCCAGCGTTTATCTCAGCATATAGAAACCGCCTTAGAAGCTGCTGAAGATCTGATTGGTGATTTGCTTGATATCTCACGCTTGGAGTCTGGTAAGCTTGAAGTCTATCCTCATATGTTTGCCGTGAGTGATGTGTTGTCAAATCTCAACGCTGAATTTAGCGCCTTGGCTAGGTGTCAAGGTATCGATTTTCAAATGGTGCATAGTAAACTCGTCGTATCATCTGATCCAAAATTACTTCGTCGAGTCGTACAAAATTTCTTAACTAATGCTTTTCGATATAACCCCAAAGGTAAGGTTGTTTTGGGTGTTAGACGCGTTGGAGAAAAAGCCAGAATAGAAGTGTGGGACAATGGCGTTGGTATTGAGCCAGAGAAACAGCAGGAGATATTCGAGGAATTCAATCGAGGCGACCAAGCACGTACAGATCATGGTCTTGGGCTAGGTTTAGCAATATCTAAAGGGATTGCACACGTTTTGGGACATCAAATTTCTATGCGCTCTTGGCCTGGCAGAGGAAGTGTTTTCTCGATTACTCTTGAGCGTGGAAAACAAGCTGCCAAGTTGACGCCCTCAACTCAGACAAAGCTTGATGTTACCTTGGGTCGAATTAAAGTGCTTTGCGTTGATAATGAGCCAGATATTTTGCTAGGTATGGAGAGCTTATTAGAGCGTTGGGGGGGGGATGTGCGTACGGCGACGGATATCTTCTCAAGCCTAAAGTGTCTTGAGCAAGGCTGGAGACCTGATGTGATCCTCTCTGATTATCGGCTTGATAATGATCGAACTGGGTTAGAGTTGTTGCAGCAATTTAGATTAAGATTAGGTCAGCGATTTGATGGGATCATTATTAGTGCAGACAGAGCTGATGACATGATGGAAGGCGTTCGTTCCAATGGCTTTTACTTTATTCCCAAACCGGTTAAGCCGCTAAAACTCAGAAGTTTGTTAAATCGGATAGGTAAAAAAGAGCAAGCCATGGCTTGA
- a CDS encoding DUF4212 domain-containing protein, with protein MAFESQERAKAYWNKNVKLMITLMVIWFSVSFGCGILVVDQLNQFQIGGYKLGFWFAQQGSIYSFLAIIFFYAWKMRQIDREFNVDE; from the coding sequence ATGGCATTTGAAAGTCAGGAAAGAGCCAAAGCCTATTGGAATAAGAACGTAAAGCTCATGATTACCTTAATGGTTATCTGGTTTTCTGTTTCATTTGGTTGCGGGATTTTAGTTGTCGACCAACTCAATCAATTTCAGATCGGTGGGTATAAGTTGGGATTCTGGTTTGCTCAACAGGGCTCCATCTATTCGTTCCTCGCTATTATCTTTTTCTATGCATGGAAAATGCGACAAATCGATCGTGAATTTAATGTCGACGAGTAG
- a CDS encoding protein-disulfide reductase DsbD, translated as MRAILSLFLLSLTVFSAPSMALFEQSKSTPSFGNQANSFVPVDEAFPFNAFQQDDRVFLDWQVKKGYYLYQQKLSINGENVTLKAVNIKDGTLHQDEFFGEVNIYTEPLFIEVPVTDYQNGAKLIVQYQGCAEAGFCYPPETRIVDLTPFNSTSNNTPEPTSQAKLAKTNAAPPPLTSQESNLATSLSDNWWTPLLFLALGVGLAFTPCVLPMYPILTSIVLGSGKLNHGRALGLAFIYVQGMALTYTLLGLVVASAGLQFQAAMQHPYVLIALSVLFIALALSMFGAYTIQLPSSVQTWLNNLSNKQKGGNSFGVFAMGAISGLVCSPCTTAPLSGALLYVAQSGDLVTGGVALYALALGMGIPLMLVAVFGNKLLPKAGNWMDRVKTLFGFILLAAPIFLLERIMPEVWATGLWSALGLAAFAWLYHIKNSLPLGGWKQSTIGVIAILGLFVSAQPALTYWRGGHIEQSQPSIQFTRIANVAELDQHLAQAKLAGKPVMLDFYADWCVACKEFEKYTFHQSDVENKLKGFVLLQADVTKSLPQDIELLEKMKVLGLPTIEFWDASGQPIPSARITGFMAAEPFLQHLDTHSL; from the coding sequence ATGCGTGCTATTTTATCGCTTTTTTTGCTCTCTCTGACCGTTTTTTCAGCGCCTAGTATGGCGCTTTTTGAGCAATCTAAATCGACACCCAGTTTCGGTAACCAAGCTAATAGCTTTGTCCCTGTCGATGAAGCCTTCCCATTCAATGCGTTTCAACAAGACGATCGTGTCTTTCTCGATTGGCAGGTCAAAAAGGGCTATTACCTCTACCAGCAGAAGTTATCCATTAATGGTGAAAACGTTACGCTGAAAGCAGTCAACATAAAAGATGGCACACTACATCAAGACGAATTTTTTGGCGAAGTTAATATTTATACTGAACCTTTATTCATTGAAGTTCCTGTAACGGATTACCAAAATGGAGCCAAGCTTATCGTGCAGTATCAGGGCTGTGCTGAAGCTGGTTTCTGTTACCCGCCAGAAACTCGCATAGTGGATTTAACACCTTTTAACTCTACAAGTAACAACACTCCAGAGCCAACAAGTCAAGCCAAGCTAGCGAAAACGAATGCTGCCCCCCCCCCATTAACATCACAAGAGTCTAATCTAGCCACCAGCCTAAGCGATAACTGGTGGACGCCACTACTTTTCTTGGCGCTTGGGGTAGGACTTGCTTTCACTCCATGCGTTTTGCCCATGTACCCTATTCTGACTAGTATTGTGCTTGGTAGCGGTAAGCTCAATCACGGCAGAGCACTTGGACTGGCCTTTATCTATGTGCAAGGCATGGCCCTCACCTATACCCTACTTGGCTTAGTCGTCGCCTCTGCTGGACTACAATTTCAAGCAGCAATGCAACACCCCTATGTACTGATTGCTTTGAGCGTCCTGTTTATCGCTTTAGCCTTATCGATGTTTGGTGCCTATACCATTCAGCTACCTAGCAGTGTTCAAACTTGGCTCAATAACTTAAGCAACAAGCAAAAAGGGGGAAATTCATTCGGTGTATTTGCAATGGGCGCTATATCAGGGCTGGTTTGTTCTCCATGCACCACTGCCCCGCTCTCCGGCGCCTTACTTTATGTGGCTCAAAGTGGCGATCTAGTCACAGGAGGCGTCGCCCTCTATGCACTGGCCTTAGGTATGGGGATCCCATTGATGCTGGTTGCTGTATTTGGTAATAAACTGCTGCCTAAAGCGGGAAACTGGATGGATAGAGTCAAAACACTGTTTGGGTTTATTCTCCTAGCCGCGCCAATATTCCTACTAGAACGTATCATGCCTGAAGTTTGGGCAACAGGGTTGTGGTCAGCACTTGGCCTGGCGGCATTTGCGTGGCTGTATCACATCAAGAATTCCTTACCATTAGGTGGATGGAAACAAAGTACTATCGGCGTCATTGCGATACTCGGGTTATTTGTATCGGCGCAGCCAGCTTTAACCTATTGGCGTGGTGGACATATTGAACAGTCGCAACCAAGTATCCAATTCACTCGCATAGCAAATGTGGCAGAGCTTGATCAACATCTAGCACAAGCTAAACTGGCTGGCAAACCTGTGATGCTCGACTTTTATGCCGATTGGTGCGTAGCTTGTAAGGAATTTGAGAAGTACACTTTTCATCAATCCGATGTGGAAAACAAACTGAAAGGCTTTGTGTTACTCCAAGCTGATGTCACGAAAAGCTTGCCGCAAGACATTGAGCTCCTAGAAAAAATGAAGGTTCTCGGGCTACCCACCATAGAATTTTGGGATGCAAGCGGACAGCCTATCCCCAGTGCAAGAATCACTGGATTTATGGCAGCTGAGCCTTTTTTACAACATCTTGATACACATAGCCTATAA
- a CDS encoding response regulator, with translation MDSTYTIIIADDHPLFRNALFQSVHMAISGANLIEADSLNGLLTVLSKEQEPDLLLLDLKMPGTNGLSGLIQLRAEYPDLPIVVISASEEPSVVTQVRSHGAFGFIPKSSDMRELIKALTQVLNGEPFFPEYATTHQINDELTEKIAALTPQQYRVLTMLSDGLLNKQIAYELNVSEATIKAHMTAIFRKLNVKNRTQAVILLQQREYEYS, from the coding sequence ATGGATTCAACTTACACCATTATCATCGCTGACGATCATCCGCTATTTCGTAATGCACTGTTTCAGTCAGTACACATGGCAATAAGTGGTGCTAATTTGATCGAAGCTGACTCGCTTAACGGCTTACTCACGGTTTTGAGCAAAGAACAAGAGCCTGATTTACTGCTATTAGATCTCAAGATGCCCGGCACCAATGGTCTATCAGGGTTAATACAACTGCGCGCAGAATACCCAGATTTACCAATCGTGGTCATTTCTGCCAGTGAAGAGCCTTCCGTTGTCACACAAGTCAGAAGCCATGGCGCGTTCGGTTTTATCCCCAAATCGAGCGATATGCGTGAACTCATCAAGGCTTTAACCCAAGTACTAAACGGAGAGCCTTTTTTTCCTGAATATGCAACCACACACCAGATTAATGACGAGTTAACTGAAAAAATAGCAGCTTTAACTCCACAACAATATAGAGTCCTTACAATGTTATCTGACGGACTACTAAACAAGCAAATAGCCTATGAGCTTAATGTCTCTGAAGCAACGATAAAAGCCCATATGACGGCTATATTTCGCAAGTTAAATGTAAAAAATCGAACTCAAGCCGTTATTTTGCTCCAACAGCGAGAATATGAATATTCTTAA
- a CDS encoding arginine repressor yields MSETLSPHSVEENEDKTLITACKRLLQQQSFSTQHELREALVDVGFVGISQSTVSRLLSQLGVVKVQNACGKKVYCITVETAPVRIESSISSQIEFITHNQSMVVVKTHPGSAQLVARLVDIDPHIDILGTVGGNDTVLVIPKDIQQIDETERVVRARLGIA; encoded by the coding sequence ATGAGTGAAACTCTTAGCCCACACTCAGTTGAAGAAAATGAAGACAAAACCCTGATTACAGCCTGTAAAAGGCTACTTCAACAACAAAGCTTTTCGACTCAACATGAACTGAGAGAGGCGCTGGTTGATGTCGGATTTGTTGGTATTAGCCAGTCGACTGTCTCACGTTTATTGTCACAACTTGGCGTAGTCAAAGTCCAAAATGCTTGTGGTAAAAAAGTATATTGTATCACGGTAGAAACAGCTCCCGTGCGTATTGAGTCTTCTATTTCCTCACAGATTGAATTCATTACTCACAACCAATCGATGGTCGTCGTGAAAACGCACCCAGGCAGTGCTCAACTGGTCGCTCGACTAGTCGATATAGACCCACATATTGATATTCTCGGTACGGTCGGAGGAAACGATACTGTCTTAGTGATCCCCAAGGACATACAACAAATTGATGAAACAGAAAGGGTAGTTAGAGCTAGACTAGGAATAGCCTAA
- a CDS encoding sodium:solute symporter family protein translates to MDLKTTTYLIVGATFILYIGIAIWARAGSTKEFYVAGGGVNPIANGMATAADWMSAASFISMAGLIAFMGYGGSVFLMGWTGGYVLLALLLAPYLRKFGKFTVPEFVGERFYSNTARIVAVICLIIASVTYVIGQMKGVGVAFGRFLEVDYSTGLFVGMCIVFIYAVMGGMKGITYTQIAQYCVLILAYTIPAIFISLQLTGNPIPQIGLGSTMAGSDVYLLDRLDQVVTELGFSEYTTQVRGDTLNMFVYTMSLMIGTAGLPHVIIRFFTVPKVRDARSSAGWALVFIAILYTTAPAVSAMARLNLMDTVNPAPGQNLAYDERPDWFKNWEKTGLLGFEDKNGDGKIQYTPSAETNELKVDRDIMVLANPEIAKLPNWVIALVAAGGLAAALSTAAGLLLAISSAISHDLIKGVINPNISEKTELLASRISMAIAIAVAGYLGLNPPGFAAGTVALAFGLAASSIFPALMMGIFSKNINKEGAIAGMIAGITITLFYVFQHKGILFIADWKYLQSWGSNWFLGIEPNAFGAIGAVFNFVVAFIVSKVTAETPQEVKDLVEHVRVPTGAGQAVDH, encoded by the coding sequence ATGGATCTGAAAACTACGACTTATTTGATCGTTGGCGCCACTTTTATTCTTTATATTGGTATAGCCATATGGGCACGCGCAGGCTCAACAAAAGAGTTCTATGTCGCAGGTGGCGGTGTCAACCCAATCGCAAACGGCATGGCAACAGCAGCAGACTGGATGTCGGCAGCTTCCTTTATTTCAATGGCTGGCTTGATCGCATTTATGGGCTACGGCGGGTCAGTATTTCTAATGGGGTGGACCGGGGGTTATGTCTTACTTGCACTTTTACTCGCACCCTATTTACGCAAATTTGGTAAATTTACCGTGCCTGAATTTGTAGGTGAGCGCTTCTATTCAAATACTGCACGTATTGTTGCTGTCATCTGTCTCATCATAGCGTCTGTTACTTATGTTATTGGGCAGATGAAAGGTGTGGGTGTTGCCTTCGGACGATTTCTCGAGGTGGACTATTCAACGGGATTGTTCGTTGGTATGTGTATCGTATTTATCTACGCTGTTATGGGTGGAATGAAAGGTATCACCTACACACAAATTGCCCAATATTGCGTTTTGATTCTTGCATATACAATACCAGCAATATTCATTTCGCTTCAATTGACAGGTAACCCTATCCCTCAAATAGGTCTCGGCAGTACGATGGCTGGTAGTGATGTGTACCTGCTTGATCGCCTTGACCAAGTGGTGACTGAATTGGGATTTAGTGAGTACACGACCCAAGTTAGAGGCGACACTTTGAATATGTTCGTCTACACCATGTCTTTGATGATAGGGACAGCTGGTTTACCGCACGTTATTATTCGCTTCTTTACGGTACCTAAAGTAAGAGACGCCCGCTCATCGGCTGGCTGGGCATTAGTATTTATCGCCATTTTATATACCACAGCCCCTGCTGTATCAGCGATGGCAAGACTAAACTTAATGGATACAGTCAACCCAGCACCTGGACAAAATCTTGCCTATGATGAGCGGCCGGATTGGTTTAAAAACTGGGAAAAAACCGGACTATTGGGTTTTGAAGACAAAAATGGGGATGGAAAAATACAATATACCCCTAGTGCAGAAACCAATGAACTGAAGGTAGATCGCGATATCATGGTTCTCGCCAACCCAGAAATCGCCAAGCTGCCTAACTGGGTCATTGCACTTGTCGCTGCTGGCGGACTTGCTGCTGCTCTCTCTACTGCCGCAGGACTACTGCTCGCAATCTCATCAGCCATCTCACACGACTTAATCAAGGGTGTGATTAACCCCAATATATCCGAAAAGACAGAGCTATTGGCAAGTCGGATTTCCATGGCTATCGCCATTGCCGTTGCAGGATATTTGGGCCTCAATCCACCTGGTTTTGCCGCAGGGACCGTAGCACTGGCCTTTGGTTTGGCCGCCTCTTCGATCTTCCCTGCACTCATGATGGGCATTTTCAGCAAAAATATTAATAAAGAGGGTGCAATAGCAGGCATGATTGCGGGTATTACCATAACCCTATTTTATGTTTTCCAACACAAAGGTATTCTATTCATTGCTGACTGGAAATACTTGCAGAGTTGGGGCAGCAACTGGTTCTTAGGTATCGAGCCTAACGCTTTTGGTGCGATAGGTGCTGTGTTTAATTTTGTCGTTGCTTTCATTGTCTCCAAAGTCACGGCTGAAACACCACAAGAAGTAAAAGACTTAGTGGAACACGTCCGTGTACCAACTGGCGCAGGCCAAGCTGTCGATCATTAG